The Sporosarcina ureae genome includes a region encoding these proteins:
- the gcvH gene encoding glycine cleavage system protein GcvH: MSTPKDLRYSEEHEWVKEEDGKYRIGITHFAQSELGDIVFVELPQVGDLLKSDEPFGSVESVKTVSELYAPLTGKVVEVNENLEDSPELVNESPYEGAWMVVVEIDNKAELDELMTAEQYEKMTAE, translated from the coding sequence ATGAGCACACCAAAAGATTTACGTTATTCAGAAGAGCACGAATGGGTAAAAGAAGAAGACGGTAAATACCGCATCGGAATCACACATTTCGCACAGTCTGAACTAGGGGATATCGTATTCGTTGAACTCCCACAAGTGGGCGACCTATTGAAATCAGACGAGCCTTTTGGAAGCGTTGAATCAGTGAAAACGGTATCTGAATTGTACGCTCCACTTACTGGTAAAGTTGTAGAAGTGAACGAAAACCTTGAAGATAGCCCCGAATTGGTTAACGAATCTCCATACGAAGGTGCATGGATGGTAGTAGTTGAAATCGATAATAAAGCTGAACTAGATGAGTTAATGACAGCTGAGCAGTACGAAAAAATGACAGCTGAATAA
- a CDS encoding arsenate reductase family protein, which produces MTMTYYGYPKCTTCRKAKKWLTDEGISFEEKNIAEQPPSEDELRNMIANSGLEMKKFFNTSGKKYRELNLKDQLPTMTDDEKIALLASDGMLIKRPIFSDNQKVTVGFNETTFMETWKK; this is translated from the coding sequence ATGACTATGACATACTACGGCTATCCCAAATGCACCACGTGCCGCAAAGCAAAAAAATGGCTTACGGACGAAGGGATTTCATTCGAAGAAAAGAACATCGCTGAACAACCTCCAAGCGAAGACGAACTCCGCAACATGATCGCGAACTCCGGACTCGAAATGAAAAAGTTCTTCAACACTAGTGGCAAGAAATATCGTGAGCTCAACTTAAAAGACCAACTACCCACCATGACTGACGATGAAAAGATCGCACTCCTCGCTTCAGACGGAATGCTCATCAAACGCCCAATCTTCTCTGACAACCAAAAAGTGACTGTAGGATTCAATGAAACAACATTCATGGAAACGTGGAAGAAGTGA
- a CDS encoding methionine ABC transporter permease, producing MIEQWFPNVNWDKMWQATGETLYMSAYSTVFTFIFGIALGLLLFLTNPGQLWANKITNIFTGAFVNIFRSIPFIILIILLLPLTNLLIGSMRGPNAALPALIIGAAPFYGRMVLIALQEIDKGVIEAARSMGAKTSTIIFKVLLPESMPALVSGITVTSIALVGYTAMAGVIGAGGLGTLAYLEGFQRNRGDVTMMATILVLVIVFIIQFIGDFIVKRLDKR from the coding sequence ATGATTGAGCAATGGTTCCCGAACGTTAATTGGGATAAAATGTGGCAAGCAACGGGCGAGACGCTGTATATGTCTGCCTACTCAACGGTCTTCACGTTTATCTTTGGTATTGCACTCGGTCTGTTATTGTTTTTAACAAATCCTGGTCAGTTATGGGCGAATAAAATCACGAATATCTTTACAGGCGCATTCGTAAATATATTCCGATCAATTCCCTTTATTATTTTAATTATTTTATTGTTACCTTTGACGAATTTATTGATAGGAAGCATGCGTGGGCCGAATGCCGCGTTGCCAGCATTAATCATTGGTGCCGCTCCGTTTTACGGTCGCATGGTACTCATTGCATTGCAGGAAATCGATAAAGGAGTGATCGAAGCGGCGCGTTCAATGGGTGCCAAAACGTCTACGATCATTTTCAAAGTATTGTTACCAGAATCCATGCCTGCCCTCGTGTCTGGTATTACCGTGACGTCGATTGCACTCGTCGGCTACACAGCGATGGCCGGGGTCATCGGTGCTGGAGGACTCGGTACGCTTGCCTATCTCGAAGGGTTTCAGCGTAACCGTGGAGATGTCACGATGATGGCGACAATATTAGTATTAGTCATCGTGTTTATCATTCAGTTTATAGGTGATTTCATTGTAAAACGTTTGGACAAGCGATAA
- a CDS encoding acyl-CoA dehydrogenase family protein produces the protein MTKAMEGTTMTEFVKGGAFLTEDMDASRVFTPEDFTEEQKMIAKTTEEYVKNDVTPLIEKLENHEFENSVTLLKKAGDLGLLAADIPEEYEGLGLDKVSSALIAEKLSVAGGFSITHGAHVGIGTLPIVLFGNHEQKMKYLPNSASGAKISAYALTEPSSGSDALGAKTTAKLNAAGTHYVLNGEKQWITNSAFADVFVVYAKVDGDKFTAFIVEKEYPGVSVGPEEKKMGIKSSSTRTLILEDAEVPVENLLGEIGRGHVIAFNILNIGRYKLGVGAIGGSKRALELAIKYANQRKQFDTPISSFNLTKEKFGTMASKLYATESLIYRTVGYFEERNAAMSPEEQKDGAKVAASIAEYAIECSINKVVGSEMLDYIADEAVQIHGGYGFMAEYEVERIYRDSRINRIFEGTNEINRMIVPGTFLKKAMKGELPLLQQAQALQEELLMLMPEEVGDEALAQEKMLVKNAKKIGILVAGLAAQRYGTKLDQEQEILVNIADIANDLFGMESALLRTEKAINKNGEEKESQKLLYTQIFCQEAFGRIEAAAKETLLAAVDGDNQRMMISALRKLTRNNPYNIIAKKREAAEKLIEAEKYIV, from the coding sequence ATGACTAAAGCTATGGAGGGAACAACTATGACAGAATTCGTAAAAGGTGGGGCATTTTTAACTGAGGACATGGATGCTAGTCGCGTTTTCACACCGGAAGATTTCACAGAAGAGCAAAAGATGATCGCTAAGACAACGGAGGAGTACGTGAAAAATGATGTAACACCGTTGATTGAAAAACTCGAGAACCATGAATTTGAAAACTCCGTCACATTGCTGAAAAAAGCAGGGGATCTAGGTCTTCTAGCAGCAGATATCCCTGAAGAGTATGAAGGTCTTGGATTGGATAAAGTTTCTTCCGCATTGATTGCTGAGAAGTTATCGGTAGCAGGCGGTTTCTCGATCACGCACGGTGCGCACGTAGGGATCGGTACATTGCCAATCGTTTTATTCGGTAACCATGAGCAAAAAATGAAGTATTTGCCAAACTCTGCAAGTGGAGCAAAAATCTCCGCTTATGCATTGACAGAGCCGAGCTCAGGGTCAGATGCATTAGGCGCGAAGACTACTGCTAAATTAAATGCTGCAGGTACACACTATGTACTAAACGGTGAAAAACAGTGGATCACGAACTCTGCATTTGCTGATGTATTCGTCGTCTACGCAAAAGTAGATGGTGATAAATTCACGGCATTTATCGTAGAAAAAGAATATCCTGGCGTTTCAGTAGGACCAGAAGAGAAGAAAATGGGTATTAAATCATCTTCTACACGTACGTTGATTCTAGAAGATGCAGAAGTACCAGTTGAAAACTTATTAGGTGAAATTGGCCGTGGGCATGTGATCGCGTTCAACATTTTAAATATCGGCCGTTACAAGCTTGGAGTAGGTGCGATTGGCGGATCGAAGCGTGCACTTGAATTGGCTATCAAATATGCGAATCAGCGTAAACAGTTCGACACACCCATTTCTTCATTCAACTTGACGAAAGAAAAGTTCGGTACGATGGCATCTAAGTTGTACGCAACTGAAAGCTTGATCTATCGTACAGTAGGGTACTTTGAAGAGCGTAACGCGGCGATGAGCCCTGAAGAGCAAAAAGACGGTGCAAAAGTGGCGGCTTCCATTGCTGAATACGCAATTGAATGTTCTATCAATAAAGTAGTAGGTTCGGAAATGTTGGATTACATTGCGGACGAAGCCGTTCAAATTCATGGCGGTTATGGCTTCATGGCAGAATACGAAGTAGAGCGCATTTATCGTGACTCCCGTATTAACCGGATCTTCGAAGGAACGAATGAAATCAACCGCATGATCGTTCCAGGCACGTTCTTGAAGAAAGCAATGAAAGGCGAATTGCCATTGCTTCAACAAGCGCAAGCATTACAAGAAGAGTTGTTAATGCTGATGCCAGAAGAAGTGGGCGACGAAGCATTGGCTCAAGAGAAGATGCTGGTGAAGAACGCAAAGAAGATCGGCATCTTGGTGGCAGGACTTGCTGCACAGCGTTACGGCACGAAGCTGGATCAAGAGCAAGAAATTCTTGTGAACATCGCAGATATTGCCAATGATCTATTCGGTATGGAATCTGCATTGCTACGTACGGAAAAGGCCATCAACAAGAATGGTGAAGAAAAAGAGAGCCAGAAGCTTCTCTATACACAAATCTTCTGTCAAGAAGCATTCGGACGTATCGAAGCAGCAGCAAAAGAAACATTGCTCGCAGCAGTCGACGGCGACAACCAGCGTATGATGATTTCCGCGTTGCGTAAATTGACTCGCAATAACCCGTACAACATTATTGCGAAGAAGCGTGAAGCAGCTGAGAAACTAATCGAAGCGGAAAAGTACATCGTTTGA
- a CDS encoding methionine ABC transporter ATP-binding protein, producing MIQLTNVQKRFQLNRSEIVAVDDVTLTIEEGEIFGVIGYSGAGKSTLIRLLNGLETPTSGSIMIHGQEMTTLKGAGLRNARQKISMIFQHFNLLWSRTVEENIMFPLEIAGVKKSARKQKVKELIDLVGLTGREQAYPSQLSGGQKQRVGIARALANDPEVLLCDEATSALDPETTNAILDLLTDINERLGLTIVLITHEMHVIRKICHRVAVMEAGQVVEAGNVLDVFQSPQADITKRFISQVTDTGDTDAAMAHLQEESPHGKLIKLAFIGERTEQPVLAELIRTFPIDVNIVQGNISTTRDGAYGTLVLQLVGDVAVIEEAIAFLDANEVKTEVLIHD from the coding sequence ATGATTCAACTAACAAACGTTCAAAAAAGATTCCAATTGAACCGTTCAGAAATTGTCGCGGTAGATGACGTGACATTGACCATCGAAGAAGGAGAAATTTTCGGCGTCATCGGGTACAGTGGAGCAGGAAAAAGTACATTGATTCGACTATTAAATGGACTTGAAACACCTACATCCGGCAGTATTATGATTCACGGTCAAGAAATGACAACGCTAAAAGGTGCTGGCCTTCGCAATGCGCGTCAGAAAATCAGTATGATCTTCCAGCATTTTAACTTACTATGGTCAAGAACAGTAGAAGAAAATATTATGTTTCCTCTTGAAATTGCTGGCGTGAAGAAATCGGCACGGAAGCAAAAAGTGAAAGAGTTAATCGACCTCGTTGGATTGACAGGCCGTGAACAGGCGTACCCATCGCAGTTATCAGGTGGCCAAAAGCAACGTGTCGGCATTGCTCGCGCGCTTGCAAATGATCCGGAAGTATTGCTTTGTGATGAAGCAACGTCCGCGCTTGATCCTGAGACGACGAATGCGATTTTGGATTTATTGACGGACATTAATGAACGTCTTGGTCTAACGATCGTGTTGATTACGCATGAAATGCACGTCATTCGCAAGATCTGTCATCGCGTGGCGGTCATGGAAGCAGGGCAAGTTGTGGAAGCGGGCAATGTACTGGATGTCTTCCAATCCCCTCAAGCGGATATTACGAAGCGTTTCATTTCGCAGGTGACCGATACAGGCGATACCGACGCTGCGATGGCGCATTTACAGGAAGAGTCACCGCATGGCAAGTTGATCAAGCTAGCTTTCATTGGTGAACGTACAGAGCAGCCGGTGCTTGCTGAATTGATTCGTACATTTCCAATCGATGTCAACATCGTACAAGGGAATATTTCAACGACGCGTGATGGCGCATACGGCACACTTGTCTTGCAACTAGTAGGTGACGTGGCAGTTATAGAGGAAGCCATTGCTTTCCTAGATGCCAATGAAGTGAAGACGGAGGTGCTGATCCATGATTGA
- the sufC gene encoding Fe-S cluster assembly ATPase SufC: MAILEIKDLHVQIEDKEILKGVTLTINTNEIHAIMGPNGTGKSTLASAIMGHPKYEVTSGSITLDGEDVLAMEVDERARAGLFLAMQYPSEITGVTNADFLRSGVNARREEGDEISLMKFIREMDSKMEVLEMEEDMATRYLNEGFSGGEKKRNEILQLMMLKPKFAVLDEIDSGLDIDALKIVSNGINQMRGEGFGCLIITHYQRLLDYIEPDKVHVIMQGKIVKTGGSELAKKLEVQGYDWIKEELGIEDETVGQEA, translated from the coding sequence ATGGCAATTTTGGAAATCAAAGATCTTCATGTCCAAATCGAGGACAAAGAAATCTTAAAGGGTGTTACCTTAACAATAAATACAAATGAGATCCATGCAATTATGGGTCCCAATGGTACGGGGAAATCTACGCTTGCATCTGCAATCATGGGTCACCCGAAATATGAAGTTACTTCTGGATCGATCACACTAGATGGAGAAGACGTATTAGCAATGGAAGTAGATGAGCGTGCGAGAGCTGGTCTGTTCCTAGCAATGCAATATCCAAGTGAAATCACTGGCGTAACGAACGCAGATTTCCTACGTTCTGGAGTGAACGCTCGTCGCGAAGAAGGCGATGAAATTTCTTTGATGAAATTCATTCGTGAAATGGATAGCAAGATGGAAGTTCTTGAAATGGAAGAAGATATGGCAACTCGTTATTTGAACGAAGGTTTCTCAGGTGGAGAGAAGAAGCGTAATGAAATTCTCCAGCTAATGATGTTGAAGCCGAAATTCGCAGTACTTGACGAGATTGACTCAGGTCTAGATATCGACGCATTGAAAATTGTTTCTAACGGAATCAACCAAATGCGCGGCGAAGGCTTCGGTTGCTTAATTATTACTCACTACCAGCGTTTGTTGGATTACATCGAGCCAGATAAAGTGCATGTTATCATGCAAGGTAAGATCGTTAAAACAGGCGGTTCTGAACTAGCTAAGAAACTTGAAGTTCAAGGATATGACTGGATTAAAGAAGAACTAGGTATTGAAGACGAAACTGTTGGACAAGAAGCATAA
- the sufD gene encoding Fe-S cluster assembly protein SufD translates to MTVETTLALTEQDVRSYSAKVEEAAWMADFRSNALAKAEVLEMPKPDKTKITKWNFTEFPSHTVESSIFAGLEELPTEAKALIDDEQQQNIYVQHNNTPAYLSVSEELKSQGVIMTDIFTASREHSELLQKYLMTDGVKVDEHKLTALHAALINGGVFVYVPKNVVIEDPLQVLFVHSNEEASLFNHVVLVAEENSHVTYVESYLSTIEHAETQANIVSEVFAMANAKIVYGSVDVLAEGMTTYVNRRGVTGPHARIEWALGLMNDSNTISENITHLVGDGSSSDMKSVVVGRGSQKQNFTSEIVHWGLDTDGFILKHGVMKENSTAIFNGIGRIAKGATRSNAVQESRILMLGERGRGDANPILLIDENDVTAGHAASVGRVDPLQMFYLMSRGITQEEAERLIIHGFLAPVVSKLPIAGVRKQLTEVIERKVR, encoded by the coding sequence ATGACGGTTGAAACAACATTGGCATTGACCGAACAAGACGTCCGCTCTTATTCCGCAAAAGTGGAGGAAGCTGCTTGGATGGCAGATTTTCGTTCGAATGCTCTAGCGAAAGCTGAAGTACTCGAAATGCCAAAACCAGATAAAACAAAAATTACAAAGTGGAATTTCACGGAATTCCCTTCACATACAGTTGAAAGCTCGATCTTCGCTGGGTTGGAAGAATTACCGACTGAAGCAAAAGCATTGATCGATGATGAACAACAACAAAACATTTACGTGCAACACAATAACACACCTGCATACCTGTCGGTGTCCGAAGAATTGAAGTCTCAAGGTGTTATTATGACGGATATCTTTACGGCATCACGCGAACACAGTGAGTTGTTACAGAAATACTTGATGACGGATGGCGTCAAAGTGGATGAGCATAAATTAACAGCTCTTCACGCGGCACTGATCAACGGTGGAGTATTTGTCTACGTTCCTAAAAACGTAGTAATCGAAGATCCACTACAAGTACTATTCGTTCATTCTAACGAAGAGGCATCATTATTTAACCACGTAGTACTAGTGGCAGAAGAAAACAGTCATGTAACATACGTTGAAAGCTATCTTTCTACAATCGAGCATGCGGAAACTCAAGCGAATATTGTATCTGAAGTATTTGCTATGGCCAATGCGAAAATTGTCTACGGATCTGTCGACGTATTAGCGGAAGGTATGACAACGTATGTCAACCGTCGCGGTGTTACTGGACCTCATGCACGCATTGAGTGGGCGCTTGGTCTAATGAACGACAGCAATACGATTTCTGAGAACATCACGCATTTAGTCGGAGACGGCTCATCCAGTGATATGAAATCCGTAGTGGTTGGACGCGGTAGCCAGAAGCAAAACTTCACATCTGAAATCGTGCACTGGGGACTGGATACAGACGGTTTCATCTTGAAGCACGGTGTAATGAAAGAAAACTCTACTGCGATCTTTAACGGAATCGGACGTATCGCGAAAGGCGCAACTCGTTCCAACGCAGTGCAAGAATCACGTATCCTCATGTTGGGTGAAAGAGGCCGTGGAGACGCGAACCCGATTTTACTCATCGATGAAAATGATGTAACAGCAGGTCACGCAGCTTCAGTAGGACGTGTAGATCCATTACAAATGTTCTATCTAATGAGCCGCGGTATTACACAAGAAGAAGCAGAACGCCTCATTATTCATGGTTTCTTAGCTCCAGTCGTAAGCAAATTGCCAATCGCAGGAGTTAGAAAACAATTGACGGAGGTTATTGAAAGGAAAGTGCGCTAA
- a CDS encoding acetyl-CoA C-acetyltransferase, producing the protein MREAVIVAGARTPIGKAGKGSLATVRPDDLGALTIKETLKRAGDYDGPIDDLIIGCAMPEAEQGMNVARNIGALAGLPDTTPAVTVNRFCSSGLQSIAYAAERIMLGHSEAILAGGVESMSMVPMMGNTIRPNVKLAEESPQYYMGMGHTAEQVAQKYGISREDQDAFAVESHKRTEAAIKENKFVDEIVPVEVTKRFVDGDGKYQEKTVLFEMDEGVRPGTTTEILGKLRPAFAAQGSVTAGNASQTSDGAGMVLLMDREVAEQRGLQPMAKFLSFAVGGVPPEVMGIGPIVAVPKALKLAGLSIEDIDLFELNEAFASQSLAVIRELGLDTDKVNVNGGAISSGHPLGATGTILTLKLINELKRQGKKYGVVTMCIGGGMGAAGVFEVL; encoded by the coding sequence ATGCGCGAAGCAGTAATTGTAGCCGGTGCTCGAACACCGATTGGAAAAGCAGGAAAAGGTTCTTTGGCAACTGTCCGTCCAGATGATCTTGGGGCGTTGACTATAAAGGAAACATTAAAACGTGCAGGGGATTATGATGGGCCGATCGATGACTTGATCATCGGTTGTGCCATGCCTGAAGCGGAACAAGGAATGAACGTCGCGCGTAACATCGGGGCGTTGGCGGGATTACCGGATACAACACCTGCCGTAACGGTCAACCGCTTTTGTTCATCCGGTTTGCAGTCGATTGCTTATGCGGCAGAGCGGATCATGCTCGGTCATTCAGAAGCAATCTTAGCAGGTGGCGTTGAATCGATGAGTATGGTTCCGATGATGGGAAATACGATTCGTCCGAACGTTAAACTCGCTGAAGAATCGCCTCAATACTATATGGGGATGGGACATACAGCGGAGCAAGTGGCGCAGAAGTATGGCATCTCCCGTGAAGATCAAGATGCATTCGCAGTGGAATCACATAAACGTACCGAAGCAGCAATTAAAGAAAATAAATTTGTCGATGAGATTGTGCCGGTGGAAGTAACAAAGCGTTTTGTCGATGGGGACGGCAAATACCAAGAAAAAACGGTTTTATTCGAAATGGATGAAGGCGTACGTCCAGGTACGACGACTGAAATTCTTGGGAAATTACGTCCAGCGTTCGCAGCGCAAGGTTCCGTCACAGCAGGTAACGCGTCACAAACATCTGACGGTGCAGGAATGGTCTTATTAATGGATCGAGAAGTAGCTGAACAGCGTGGATTACAGCCCATGGCAAAATTCCTTTCATTCGCAGTAGGCGGCGTGCCACCGGAAGTAATGGGGATTGGACCGATTGTCGCTGTGCCTAAGGCGTTGAAACTAGCAGGCCTATCTATTGAAGACATTGACCTCTTCGAGCTCAATGAAGCATTTGCATCCCAGTCACTCGCAGTAATTCGCGAACTAGGATTGGATACAGATAAAGTGAACGTCAACGGGGGAGCGATTTCATCAGGTCATCCATTAGGTGCAACAGGAACTATTTTGACGCTGAAATTAATTAATGAATTGAAACGTCAAGGCAAGAAGTACGGTGTCGTCACGATGTGTATCGGTGGCGGAATGGGAGCAGCTGGAGTGTTCGAAGTTCTATAA
- a CDS encoding thioredoxin family protein: protein MNNWTIEDWQRAQAAEQVAAFYLYTPMCGTCAVASKMLTVIETMCPQLPIGKADLNYVQEIAIEYEVESVPCLLIQRKGQPLEKIYAFQSVPYLLEKLS, encoded by the coding sequence ATGAATAATTGGACAATCGAAGACTGGCAACGCGCACAGGCGGCAGAGCAAGTAGCCGCTTTTTATTTATATACACCCATGTGCGGGACGTGTGCAGTCGCTTCAAAAATGCTCACGGTGATCGAGACGATGTGTCCGCAATTACCAATTGGTAAGGCGGACTTAAATTACGTGCAGGAAATCGCAATAGAATATGAGGTGGAAAGCGTCCCTTGTTTACTCATCCAGCGCAAAGGACAGCCTTTAGAAAAGATTTACGCCTTTCAATCCGTCCCGTACCTACTAGAGAAACTCAGTTGA
- a CDS encoding MetQ/NlpA family ABC transporter substrate-binding protein yields the protein MKKFLFGLFAAVLVLALAACGTKDEGSKDNGAPDVDDAEKGEKTSLIVGASNTPHAVILEEAKPLLAAKGYDLTIESYTDYVLPNKDLDEGTIEANYFQHIPYLESQIADFGYDFVNAGAIHIEPIGVYSKKYDSLEDLPDGATILISNSVADHGRVLAMLEEKGLIKLADDVEKVKAEVDDIVENPKNLEFDANYEAALMPQLYNNDEGDALLINSNYAIDAGLNPMEDSIALEDKESPYVNVIAVKSGNEDSDAIQALVEVLTSEQIQEFILNEWSGSVVPVQ from the coding sequence ATGAAGAAGTTTTTATTCGGTCTATTCGCTGCTGTATTAGTGCTTGCACTGGCAGCCTGCGGAACAAAAGACGAAGGTAGTAAGGATAATGGGGCACCCGATGTAGATGATGCAGAAAAAGGCGAGAAAACGTCACTGATAGTCGGCGCGTCTAACACACCGCATGCAGTAATTTTGGAAGAGGCTAAGCCATTATTAGCAGCAAAAGGCTATGATTTAACAATAGAGAGTTACACAGACTACGTATTGCCAAACAAAGATTTGGACGAAGGGACAATTGAGGCGAACTATTTCCAACACATTCCGTATTTAGAGAGCCAAATAGCTGATTTCGGTTATGACTTCGTCAATGCAGGCGCTATTCACATCGAGCCAATCGGTGTGTACTCTAAGAAATATGATTCATTGGAAGATCTACCAGACGGTGCAACGATCTTAATCAGTAACTCGGTTGCCGATCATGGCCGCGTACTTGCTATGCTTGAAGAAAAAGGATTGATCAAGTTAGCTGACGACGTAGAAAAAGTGAAAGCTGAAGTAGACGACATCGTAGAAAATCCAAAGAACTTAGAATTTGACGCAAACTACGAAGCTGCATTAATGCCTCAGTTGTATAACAACGATGAAGGCGACGCATTGTTGATCAACTCTAACTACGCAATCGATGCAGGCTTGAATCCAATGGAAGATTCGATCGCATTGGAAGATAAAGAGTCTCCATATGTTAACGTAATTGCGGTGAAGAGCGGTAACGAAGACAGCGATGCAATCCAAGCATTGGTAGAAGTTTTGACTTCAGAGCAAATTCAAGAATTCATCTTGAATGAATGGTCTGGATCCGTTGTTCCTGTACAATAA
- a CDS encoding dicarboxylate/amino acid:cation symporter gives MKFKLGLIWRILIAIGLAIGLGLLLPMIHEGFAHWFVRLGATFNMLFGGFLNFVVPLIIIAFIAPSIAKLGAGSGKLLGMSAAFAYGSTVIAGLLAYFAATNILPNFIHPTTKTDIAEGAREAGVAFFEMEMDPMMGIMTALLMAFLLGIGMAAIKGKTMLSFFDEFNLIIDKVISVVIIPLLPFHIFGIFLNMTYTGEVANVLSVFIFVFIMIIILHLLMLTFQYTVAGTLNKRNPFMLMKTMLPAYLTAIGTQSSAATIPVTLRQAKKTGASERVTNFAVPLFATIHLSGSTITIVSCSIGVMLMNGVDVSFAAYLQFIFMLGVTMIAAPGVPGGAVVAATGLLTTMLGFTDGMVALMIALYLAQDSFGTATNVTGDGALAMIVDRFTKKV, from the coding sequence GTGAAGTTTAAATTAGGGCTCATTTGGCGAATTTTGATCGCCATTGGGTTAGCGATCGGACTTGGCTTGCTATTGCCGATGATCCACGAAGGGTTCGCGCACTGGTTCGTTCGTTTAGGGGCCACTTTTAATATGTTGTTCGGTGGATTTTTGAACTTTGTTGTTCCGCTGATCATCATTGCGTTTATCGCACCGAGTATTGCCAAGCTTGGGGCAGGTTCAGGGAAATTACTTGGAATGTCTGCTGCGTTTGCATACGGCTCTACGGTTATTGCGGGATTGCTTGCGTATTTTGCGGCAACGAATATTTTACCGAACTTCATTCATCCAACCACGAAGACGGACATTGCAGAAGGTGCGCGTGAAGCGGGAGTGGCGTTTTTCGAAATGGAAATGGATCCGATGATGGGGATCATGACCGCGTTGCTTATGGCGTTTCTACTTGGAATTGGTATGGCAGCGATTAAGGGGAAGACGATGTTGTCGTTCTTCGATGAATTTAATTTAATTATCGATAAGGTCATTTCTGTCGTCATCATTCCGTTATTACCCTTTCATATTTTCGGAATCTTTCTGAATATGACCTATACAGGTGAAGTGGCGAATGTGCTTTCTGTATTTATATTTGTTTTCATCATGATTATTATTCTTCACTTACTCATGTTGACATTCCAGTATACGGTGGCTGGTACATTGAACAAACGGAATCCGTTTATGCTAATGAAAACGATGCTACCTGCGTATTTGACAGCAATCGGAACGCAGTCTTCAGCTGCGACGATTCCAGTTACGCTGCGTCAGGCGAAAAAGACGGGTGCTTCCGAACGTGTAACGAATTTTGCGGTGCCGTTATTTGCAACGATCCACTTGTCGGGTAGTACGATTACGATCGTCTCTTGTTCTATCGGAGTTATGCTGATGAATGGCGTAGATGTTAGTTTTGCTGCATACTTGCAATTCATCTTCATGCTAGGTGTCACGATGATCGCGGCTCCGGGTGTGCCAGGTGGGGCAGTTGTCGCGGCAACTGGACTTCTTACGACTATGCTAGGATTCACTGACGGCATGGTAGCATTGATGATTGCGCTGTATTTAGCACAAGATAGTTTCGGAACAGCCACGAACGTAACGGGCGATGGTGCGCTTGCCATGATCGTCGATCGTTTCACAAAAAAAGTATAG